The Gavia stellata isolate bGavSte3 chromosome 1, bGavSte3.hap2, whole genome shotgun sequence genome has a segment encoding these proteins:
- the LOC132319653 gene encoding trypsin I-P1-like — protein sequence MKHILFVAFIGVAVALPINADDDDDKIVGGYTCAANSVPYQVSLNSGYHFCGGSLINSQWVLSAAHCYKSRIQVQLGKHNLALAESTQQLISSAKVIRHPGYSSATLDNDIMLIKLAVPAQLNRAVQTVPLPTSCVTTGTTCLISGWGDTLSSVNPYPDTLQCLKAPVLSSSECSRAYPGRITKNMICVGFMEGGKDSCQGDSGGPVVCNGQLQGIVSWGIGCARKGYPGVYTKVCNYVSWIKSTMSAN from the exons ATGAAACACATACTGTTTGTCGCCTTTATTGGTGTGGCTG TTGCCCTCCCCATCAAtgctgatgatgatgatgacaaGATCGTGGGAGGCTACACCTGTGCAGCGAACTCTGTCCCCTATCAGGTGTCCCTGAATTCTGGGTATCACTTCTGTGGAGGTTCCCTCATCAACAGCCAGTGGGTCCTGTCAGCTGCTCACTGCTACAAGTC tcGCATCCAAGTGCAGCTCGGCAAACATAACCTGGCACTCGCAGAATCGACACAGCAGTTGATTAGTTCAGCTAAAGTCATCCGCCACCCTGGCTACAGCTCCGCAACACTGGACAATGACATTATGCTCATCAAGCTTGCCGTACCAGCCCAGCTCAACCGAGCTGTCCAAACCGTGCCTCTGCCTACCAGCTGTGTGACCACAGGCACCACATGCCTAATCTCTGGCTGGGGCGACACACTCAGCAGTGTCA ATCCGTATCCAGATACCTTGCAGTGCCTGAAGGCTCCTGTGCTCTCCTCAAGCGAATGCAGCAGAGCCTACCCTGGGCGAATTACCAAGAACATGATCTGTGTGGGATTcatggaaggaggaaaggactCCTGCCAG GGGGATTCCGGCGGTCCAGTAGTCTGCAATGGGCAGCTCCAGGGCATTGTTTCCTGGGGTATCGGATGTGCGCGGAAAGGCTATCCCGGGGTTTACACTAAGGTTTGCAACTATGTCTCCTGGATCAAATCAACCATGTCTGCCAACTGA